Proteins from a single region of Megalopta genalis isolate 19385.01 chromosome 3, iyMegGena1_principal, whole genome shotgun sequence:
- the LOC117222080 gene encoding TBC1 domain family member 19 isoform X4: MLTLFRVLGNPLQLCKIIDSKSFYLLKNLLKFVVMSENTEDYEDTVQKRTAERLTEEIQSMANYKSLYIEIQKLVASTAVKRGDFKNTLMEALKSNGLETEIRNTVFHWTRSQSSLSLLPPPPEEFSDLSFLKKAQVQWERRIQKSLNSTCNELNVALARIRPREDREELAEKWNELSTYDIDLSQYRPLYAPKDFLDVLFAIRNPVFRRQPDELNWEFSHIQIRVKTLAQLRRVYTELAKGMPMLGVNPDMQSSENYANLEEERIHLGEKVLRSNHAPIAQEFLKRGAPRSLRGRLWSLVLGSIVKENDVEYYEELKNMVLQYDIVIDNLIIKDVQLTARNDDQYFVFEDVLYKTMLCFSRDSEVLAPVTTDKSAGGQVIHAVLQGKPATLENTLVFPPSGVIPFHGFTMYGVTTPFCYLYDDPCAMYFTFRAFYLRYWFRLHTVSNHKQGIVALCLLFERSLQCYEPLLWVYFRNCHIQPIKVVFKWIMRGFSGHLPPEQLLYLWDLILGYDSLEIIPLLAVAILSFRKENLMQVNTLQSVEAVLADLSSLKVIPLLQLALLRE, translated from the exons ATGCTCACACTATTCAGGGTCCTCGGCAACCCCCTACAGTTGTGCAAG ATCATTGATTCGAAGTCTttctatttattaaaaaatcTGTTGAAATTCGTCGTGATGTCGGAGAATACGGAGGACTATGAGGATACGGTACAGAAGAGAACTGCTGAAAGGTTAACGGAAGAAATACAAAGCATGGCTAATTACAAAAGTCTTTACATCGAAATTCAG AAACTCGTAGCATCAACGGCGGTAAAGAGGGGTGATTTTAAAAACACGTTAATGGAAGCTTTGAAAAGTAACGGTCTCGAAACAGAAATTCGAAATACAGTTTTCCATTGGACAAGATCGCAA AGCTCCTTGTCTTTGTTGCCGCCACCACCAGAGGAATTTAGCGACTTAAGTTTTTTAAAAAAAGCTCAAGTTCAATGGGAGCGCCGTATACAGAAATCACTGAATTCTACATGCAACGAATTAAATGTCGCTTTAGCTCGTATTCGGCCGAGAGAGGACCGCGAGGAATTGGCTGAAAAATGGAACGAACTGAGCACATACGATATCG atttatCACAATACAGACCACTGTATGCTCCGAAAGATTTTCTGGATGTTTTATTTGCCATACGAAATCCTGTTTTCAGAAGACAGCC AGACGAATTGAATTGGGAATTTAGTCATATACAGATTCGCGTGAAGACTCTCGCTCAATTG AGGCGCGTGTACACGGAGCTTGCCAAGGGAATGCCGATGTTGGGAGTCAATCCAGATATGCAGAGTTCTGAGAATTATGCGAATTTAGAAGAAGAAAGGATCCATCTTGGTGAAAAAGTGCTGCGATCCAATCACGCTCCGATCGCACAAGAGTTCTTGAAGCGTGGCGCACCTCGATCGCTTCGCGGACGTCTTTGGTCTCTTGTCTTGGGATCCATAGTGAAAGAAAAT GATGTAGAATATTACGAAGAATTAAAAAACATGGTACTACAGTACGATATAGTTATAGATAACTTAATAATAAAG gATGTACAATTAACAGCTAGAAATGATGACCAGTACTTCGTATTTGAGGATGTTTTGTATAAAACAATGTTATGTTTTTCACGTGATTCGGAGGTATTGGCGCCTGTAACCACTGACAAAAGCGCGGGCGGGCAAGTGATACACGCGGTTTTACAAGGGAAACCAGCTACATTGGAGAACACTTTGGTATTTCCACCGAGCGGCGTAATTCCCTTTCATGGATTTACAATGTACGGTGTGA CTACTCCATTTTGTTATCTTTACGACGACCCTTGCGCAATGTATTTTACCTTTAGAGCGTTTTATTTGCGATATTGGTTCCGCTTACACACCGTATCCAATCATAAGCAAGGCATAGTTGCGTTATGTCTCCTTTTTGAAAGATCTCTTCAGTGTTATGAACCCCTTCTGTGGGTTTATTTTAGAAACTGCCATATCCAACC AATCAAAGTTGTTTTCAAATGGATCATGAGAGGTTTTAGCGGCCACCTTCCTCCAGAACAATTGCTTTATCTGTGGGACTTAATTCTAGGTTACGATTCTTTAGAAATTATCCCCTTGCTTGCAGTGGCCATTTTGAGCTTTAGAAAggaaaatttgatgcaagtcaATACTTTACAAAGTGTAGAG GCCGTTTTAGCAGATTTATCTTCTTTAAAAGTAATTCCATTATTACAATTAGCTTTACTGAGAGAATGA